The DNA region ATGAACCACGTCGAGCACGAGCGCCTCGACAGCGGCGTCCACCTCTACCGGATCGACGTCGAGAACCACGCCCACCGGTTCACCTACCCCGCCCCGGGCAAGACCACAGGCGAGATCCACGACCGCAAGATCCAGGAGACTGGCGATCCGGTCATCACGGTCGGCTACGGGCCCGACTTCGCCGTCCTGCGCAGCGACGGCGTCCGCCTCGACATTCCCCGGATGGTCTCGGAACTCGAGGCAGAGATCCCTGGTGGCGGCGTTTCCGGCGGCGGCCACCTCGTCGTCGGCTCGATCAAGTTCGTCAAGGGCAAGCGCCAAGACGTCATCGATGCCCTCGTCGAGAAGATGGCTGCCGCGGACATCGACGAGGCGCTCTCGAGTGCGGCGCCGCTCGAGAACTAGTCAGAAGTAGATCCGCTCGTCGTCGACCGATTCCTCTTGTTTCCGCTGGCTCTCTCCACCCCGACCATCGAACGCGAGCCGATGCCAGCCCAGTACGCCCGCGGCGATCACACCGACGCCGACCGCACCGAGTAACTCGAGCGGGACGGGAAGCGGCGTCGTCTCCTCCCAGTCGGCCTCGAAGACGGCCGTGTAGTACGACGCGACCGACTCGCCGTGGAGGGCCAGGACGACTTCGCGATTGTTCCGGAGCGAGTTCCAGTTCCAGTTCAAACTCCCGAGAACGACCGTGTCGCCGTCGACGATCACTCCCTTCGCGTGAATCTTCTCGAATCGCTCGCCAGGTTCGACGAGTCGAGCCTCGAGTGGCAGGTCATCCCTCGCCGCGGCCGTCTCGAGTCGCTCGATTACCTGGCGATTGTCCGCCTCGTTGTACCAGCTGGCATCGAGGAGGACGCGCACTTCGACGCCGCGTTCGGCCGCCTCGATCGTCGCCTCGAGGGCCGATGCGTCGTCGCCGATGCTGGCCTGGGTGACGTCGATCGACTCTTCGGCCCCCTCGAGCAACTCGAGGAGCCGACCCTCGGCGTTGTCCGGCGCGAGCAAGAGTTCGGCTCCCTCGAGGGCTACGGGTTCCGGTTCGTAGACGGTCGGGTAGGTCACAGTAGCTGGATCGGGCTCGACGAACGTCGCCGTCTCGTGGTGGTCAGCCCAGGAAGTGACGTCCCAGCCGTCCGCGTCGGCTCGGAAGACGGCCTCGAGGTCGCGGGCGAACGCACGGTTCTCGACGACGACACCCCAGCCGCGACTCGAGGCGCCGCCGAGTCCCGACGGCGACCAGTTCTCGGTGCTGACGAGGACCGTTTCGTCGACGACGGCGTACTTGGGATGGGGAAACATAGTATCTTGAGTAACTAATGAACAAAGGTTATGGTGATAGGCTTTGAATGACTAATTATGGCGAGAGTGAATCTTGAGGTGCAAAAAGAGACTAAAGAAGAATGGGAAAAAGCTGCGAAGAACGACCCAAATGCAGGTGGAAACCTTTCTGGGTTCGTTCGTTCCGCTGTAATGGCCAAAATCAACAATAATTCTGAATCACATGGGAAAGAGGATATTCACAAGGAAATAACTGAACTAAAGGACATGGTCGCCGATTTAACCCAATCGTTACAAACAACTAATGCCCGTCTCAGTGAACTTGAGACTGATATCAGAAGTGACCCCGAAATAGAGAAATTGGCTAACGAATTATTCTCTCGACTTCCTACTGAACGTGAATTCGAGGAATGGCATGGAGGAAAGGGAGAGAAGCTAAAACTCGACCAACAGCCCGAAGAAAAAAGAACTATTGTGAAAGCTGAACGCGGTGGAGAACTCGACGCATTTACAGAAATACTTGACTGTAGCCCGCTTGAAATCCAAGATGCGATTAATTATCTTATGAAAAGCACTCCTCTCATCCAAGAGGCTGAAATAAGTGGTGAGACGCGGGTTTACAGGGAAAAATAGATATGCACGAGACCATTTCTTCGTTCCTTGAGACCAAGAAATCTGGTAATGATAACACGTATGCAAACACCAAAACCGCTGTTGGACATTTCACTCGATGGCTTGGTGAAACCGACCCCCGTGAAATTGATGCATTGGATATCGAAGAGTTCTGCCGGTGGCTTAAGAATAAAAATGGGCTAGCAGAAATCACTTGTATTAGATATGTGCGTTCTATTTCTAGCTATTACGAATACATTCAGAAGCGTCAAAATGGGCCGAGGAAGAGGGGTGAAATAGATAGAAGAAAAATTGTGTACGATAATCCTGTACACGAAGCTGATATCGCCGGTCAGTTCGATGCCTCAAGAGATACAAAGCGGTCAAAGGAACTAAGAAAGGACTACTTTGCGCTGTCACTTGGTGAAATGAAATTAATGGTTGAGAATGTTCCTGACCCAGTATTTCGAAATCAACTGTTATTCAAAGTCATGGGACAAACCGGTTGTAGACCCGGTGAAATCACCGATATAAGACTCCAAGACGTAACCCAACCCGAACTATGGGATAATAATAGAATTCGTATACGGGCTTCAAAGACTCAAAATAACCGAACAGTTAGATACAGTGACTCTTTAAAGTTTTATTTAACTCAATGGATTGAACAGGGGGAAAGAGATAGATTCTATAAAGCCGGTGAAAGTGATTATTTGTTCCCAACTCATAAATCCGATTCAATTAGTTCTCGGCGTATACAAGAAATCACACGCCAAACAGCTGAAAATGCAGGAATCCAGGAAAGGATATACACAGATTCTAAAGGTCATCCTCGATACAAAGTAACCGCTTATGCTTTCCGTCATGGCTTCGCTGAAAACATGGTTCTGCAAGGATGTGACTTGGCCAGACTGAAGAAACTGATGGGGCATACAGACATATCAATGACTCAGAAGTATCTCGACCCCAATGATGAAGCCCTGGATGAAACAATCCCATTTATTCCCGAGGTTTGAGGCTTGTGGTAGGTAGAGATTGAGAAATCGGAGTTCGCCTTTTTTGTCCTAAGATAGTGTTATAGGTCCTCTTCACTGAAAACCAGCCTTACACTGTTCTCCTCAAGCCACTCTGCCTTCGTTTTGTAGTTAGGGATGTATTCCCCGACGAGTTGCCAAAACTCTCGGCCATGATGTTGTTCGGTCAAGTGCGCAAGTTCATGGACGACAAGGTAATTGACGACCTCGGGTGGGGCCATGATTAACCGCCAATTCAAACTAATCGTTCCACTTGTTGAACAGCTGCCCCAGCGCGTTCGTTGATTACGAAGTTCGAGTTTCTCGTATTCTACGCCCATACGGTCTGCGTAGTGGTCAACCCGGTCGGTAAAGTAGTCTCGTGCCCGACTTCGATAGAAGTTCTCTAGTACCTGCTTGACTGACGACTGTTCAATAGCACTCTGACGTAGACGAATCGAATCGTCGGTCACCACATGTTTTGAACGTGGTTCAATGACGAGTTTTCGGTCGTCACCGAGATAGGGAAATCGTTCGCCGGCATCAAAAGTTCGGTCGGGGACTTGTTCACGGTAAGTGTCGTAGGTTCGTTGCTTGTCCACAACCCATGCTGCATTATCCCTAAGCAACTCTGCTGGCTGCACTCCGTTAGACTCCGGAACCACGACTGTGACCCCATGTATATCCACGTCAATTCGGGGTTCAGTGGCGTCAGGACTACGGCGTACTTCGTACTCAATAACGTTTCCCAACAGGTTGATTTCCCGGTGTTGGGTCTTAGCCATGGTTCTGAATCAGGTAGTCTCGAATCGCGTCTATGAATTCGTCGTCGTCTCGGATTAGGTAACCAAGGTCGTATTCCACAACCAGCACGTCTAGAAGGATACGTTCGATTTCAGCGATGGTTTGCTGGTTCGTCTTCCACCCGTTGTACCCACGGTCAACACGTTCTCGGAACTGGAAAACGATTTCTTCTGCTACCACTTCGGCTTCTTCCTCGGAATCAACTGCGTCCGGTGTCTCTTCGGTGAGATGAGTATAGATAGCGAACTCAGCATTGTCCATCCCTTGTTCTTCAGCTTCCTCTTCAACACCCAATATTCCCTCTTCGACCGATTTCAGGGCTTCAACAGCCTCGGGGTCGCTTATCTCATCTCGCTGCCAGCGTTCGACTATGTCAGTGACGCGTTCACTGAGGCGTTTGTAGCGTGGGTTCTGGTTCTCTCGGGGATGAAGATGGTCGCGAGTAGCGTGGGCAATCTGTGACGCTTTCACACCCGGATTATCCAGCCCCTCGACGTCTTCGAGGTACTCTTCTCCGAGTTTGTATGTCGGGAAGTCACGCTTGATGTCGGTGATTTCGACGTTCTCGCTGATTATCTCGCGGGTCTTCTCGCGCATGTCCTCCTCGGGGCTATTGTCACCGGCAGTGGTCCGCTTGAACGCGACGTGAATCCGACTCAGCCACTTGTAGTCACGTTCAATCCCTTCGTTGATGAGTCGCTTGTCCGGTGCAACGGACTCATAGAGGTTCTGAAGCCGCCGGAACCCCTGTTTGAATCTCCGACGTTCAGGATGAGTACTAACGCGTTCGACGGCTTCATAGGACGCCTCTTGGGTATCGTTTTTCGGTATCCCATCGAAGATGTCCAATACCGTCTCTAACTGGTCAACGAGGTCGTCGTAGAGGTCATCTTTATCGCGGGCAGCATAGGCTTTCGTCTCGGCGTCGTAGTCCAGTGCCTCGTCAATGTTCTCGAATACCCCTTGAAAGTCTACAATCTCGCCGTTCTCCTTCCCTTCGGCAGGTCGATTTGTCCGGGCGATAGCCTGCATGAGGTTGTGGTTTTTCAGATTGCGGTCAAGATACATCGTCTTCAGAATCGGGGCGTCAAAGCCCGTCAGTAGCATGTTGTGGACGACCAGCAGTTTCGGGGTCTCCTCCTCGGCTTCCTCGTCAGTTTGCTTGAACGCCTTGATGATGCTGTCGCGTTCCTCGGGGTCTGTGTGGAATTGCTGAATCAGGTCAGGGTCATCCTTGGTCGCCGTATAGAGTACTTCGACGTCGTCCTTACCTCGATGGTCGATTAACCGTTCACCGTACATTGCTGCCGACCGCCGACTTGGCGTGACGACCATTCCCTTCCAGCCGTTCGGTGCAACGTGTTCATCGTAATGTTGGTCAATCTCTTCGACAACCCGGTCTACTCGAGGTTCGATTTCTGCAAGGGTAGTCGCGTTGACGTTTTCACGGATGAGGTCACGTTTCTCGTTCGTACTTAGCCCGCGGAACTCGTGTTCGAACTCTTCGTCAAGGCCAGCCTCGTCAATCTCCCACTTCATCTCGTGACGAAGCGTGAAGTAGACTGGAAGAATCAGCCCGTCATCGATGCCCTGTTTGACTGAGTACCGGTGAAGATAGTCCTCACCTTCGGGTGAAAATTCGCGGAAGGTGTTTCGGTCCTCATAGCGTTCGCCCTCTCTGACCGGAGTTCCGGTGAAGCCGAAATGATAGCAGTCGGGAAGCGCAGCATCAAGACGACTGCCGAGGTCGGCTTCCATGAATCGGTGGGCTTCATCGGACATAACGATAACCTCGTCATTCCCCTGTACGTCCGGGTCTACGTCCTCGAACTTCTGGATGGTCGTGAGAACGAGTTCACTTTGGCCGTCCTCAATAAGTTTCTGAAGATGTTTGATACTTTTGGCTTCAGTCCAGTGTTCTAGCGAGAGGTTGGCCAGCTGGTCCCGCATTTGGCTGTTCAGCTTGTCCGTGTCCACGATGATGAACACCTGTGGGTTGCGGGCTACGTCCCGTGAGAGGAGATTCTGGGCCGCGTATAGCATTGTGAAGGACTTGCCTGACCCTTGAGTGTGCCAGATGAGACCCCGCTTGTGGACGTCCTCATGGACGCGGTGGAGAATCGCATTGACAGCGTAGTACTGCATGTAGCGCGGAACGATTTTCACGTCTCCGCCGGCACGCCGTTCGTAGAACACGAAGTTTTTCAGCAGGTCAAGTATGGTGTAGGGATTGCACAGTGCCATGATTGCCTGCATCATCTCATTGTCGTCCTCGTATTCTGGAGGCGCGTCGTTCCAAGGTTCGTAGAACTCCTTCGATGCACCTACTGCCCCGTAGCGGAGTTCCATTGTGTCGGCGGCAATGTTGAACAGTCCGGGGACGAACAGCCGTAGGACATTGTCTTCGTAGTCCAGCAGGTCGCTGACAGCATCATGCCAATCGTTGTCCTGTGCCCGACTCTTCAGTTCCATCGTCACTATCGGAATCCCGTTGACGAAAAGGTTCACGTCCGGACGGATGGTCTTCTCTCGAGAGACAGAGAACTGATTGACGGCGTGGAACCGGTTGTTCCCGGGGTTTTCGTGGTCAATCAGGTCAACGTAAATTGTTTCGGTCGAACCATCGTCGCGCTGTACAGAGAAGGTCTTGCCTTTGGTGAGTAGTTCGTGGAACGTGCGGTTCCCGTTCATTAAGTTCTCGACATCGAGGTCGCGCTTCAATGATGAAATGAACTTTTCGACGTTGTCCTCGGTCACCTCATCATTGAGTACGATGACCTGTTCTGTCAGAAGGTCCCAATAGACTACTTCGTTGCGTCGCCGGTCAAAAGCGTCATCAAGGATGTTTGCCCCTCGTCTCCCACCCTGTCCGTGGGTTTCCCATCCAATAGTGTCAAGCCACGATAGAAGCGAGAGTTCAACACCGCTTTCGGATGGGATTATCGTCATTAAAACCCCCTTGTTGCTGTCTCGTAGTTTGCTGTCCAAATGATTAGACCAATTAACACATACGCTAAGACTGTGATGACGGCTTTTACCGGTCTATCGAACACCAATGCAACCAGTGGTATCATCGCGTTCACAAATTCCAAGATAACTATCCCTATCGTAGAGGCCAACTCCGAATTTGAACCTGAATACATTGGTGGGAGTATCTGTAAATACGTCAATAGAATATTGACGCCGAAAGCAAATGTCGAACCGGTGGCGTACATATTTCGCCATTGGCTTGGACCGGCGAGAAGATTTCCGATAGCGTAATTCAGACCTCGTTCACTAACCATGCTATGCAATTTCGCCGGCCACCTCTATGTTAGTGTCGGTTGTTCTGACTTTCCCCGCGAGGAGGTCTTGCATTAGTCCTTCTTTGAGATTTCTATATTGATTCTGAACTTTGATGTTCTCCGTTATACAATAGTCAATAGAACGAAGGTGTTCACCAATTTCTTTCTGTTCTTCTAAGGGGGGAACAGGAATAGTAACATTTTCTAGCACTGGTTTAATCACTTCAGTAAAGGTACTCCCCCACCCGAGACGGTTAAGATAGTCTTCCATTGTGGAAATACGATAATATAGGTACCAGGTGTCTAGTCTTTCTCCAGGAATCAAGTCTTTGAAGGCCCTACTGGTTGTTACCTCTACCTCATTCACCGCACACAATCCAACAGTCGCTCTAGTAGTCAGAAGGACACTTTCAGGTGGGACAAGATTTGACGAGACTTCTTCCAAAGCGGCCTGAGTTACTGTTTGTTCAGTCTCAGCAATCGTTGGACCATCCAATGAACGAATATCTTCGGGAGTTGCCCATGGGATGTCACCTCCCCAATACTTATCTACACCAGTTGGGGGTTCTGTACGGCCAACAATCTCCGTGATATCGACCAATCTTTCAAGTGACCAATCTTTTGGAAGCTTTCCGAATATGGAATCGGTCTCTACCAATTCATGTTCACATACCCCGCGCTGTAGCAGATTCTGACCCAATCCTTTTTTTACTCGCCTATACCCCGATATGATTTCCTCGGTCTTCTGAATTACTTGGTCTACGGTGTAGAGTACAGCGGCAATTTCGCGCTGTTCTTTAAGAGGCGGCTGTGGCAAGAAAAACCGTTCCATTTGAGATTGGTTGATACTGGATTGACCCACAGCTGCCTTCGACATTCGGAAGAAAACATCTTGGGCCATCGGAGAATCATAGACATAGTAGGCAAAGAAGGGGTTGAACGCTTCCGAGGTGTATCGAATACGCAGGAGATTCATACCATGGTACAGCAGTTTTTCACCCCGATATATCGCGGTTTTTCCGATTTGTTCCCTACTATTGATATTACTGAAAAGTAAATCACCCGGCTTTAATTGGTCCTTGTTATAGGTTTGGTTATTCTCAATATACCCTACCTTTTCGTGGTTTACCACCCCATCAGCAATCGTTTCAATACGTGAGACTGGAATACCATCGCCATCCTTATTTTGTGACTTAGATATGCCAGAACGAATATATTCGAGATGGTCTTCTGATTTTTCCCAAGTCCAGTCTTCGGGTAAATCGCCGAATGCAACGTGTTCTATATGCGCAGCTTGCGGTACGTTGGCAGTAGCCGATACACCCTCACTGTCATCATCTGCCACCGCTTCTAACGTTAGCTGGTCATCACTCATAGTTTAGCACCTCCATGTGGCCGTCTATCCGCGTTTCAATCTCGTCTCGTTCAGCCTGGAGTTCACGTAGCTTCGCCAGTTCTTCTTCCACGTCAACGTCTTCTTCGGGTTCAGCCGTATTAACGTACAGCGCGATGTTCAGGTTGTGGTCATTTTCCCGAATTTCGTCCAATGATACTGTCCGACTGACCCGTTCCTCAGTTGTCCACTCGCGGAAATTCTTAACGATGTGGTCAAGACCTTCGCCAGTGAGTTCATTCTGATTTGAGAGTTCCTCATAAAACGCTTCGTCGGCGGCGTGAATGAACTGCACTTCGGTCTCACGTTCGGTGGGCTTGTCGGTGTTCAGCACGAGGATAGCTGACGGAATTGAGTTGTTCTGAAAGAGGTTCTCGGGGAGGCCGATGATTGCTTCGACCAGGTCATTCTCCAGCATTGGCTTCCTATACCGCTGTTCATGCTTTCGGAACAGTACGCCGTGCGGGATGACGATGGCCGCTTTCCCGCCAGTACCGTCCTTTTCGGGCTTCTTCAACTGCTTAGCCATATGCATGATGAACGCGTAGTCACCCCGGTCGGCACGCGGGAGTTTCTTGTGCCAATCAAAGCGGCTATACGGGTCGTCTTGGAGTTCACCTTTAGCCCAATCTGCGGAGAACGGGAAGTTGGCGAGAACTCGGTCAAACCGTGTGAGTTCGTTGGCGTCGTCGTCAGTGAATGCTGGATTCGATAGAGAATCCTCCCGTTCGATAGTACCCGTTAACCCGTGGATGGACAAGTTCATCCTCGCAATTGCAGCAACATCGGGGTTGATTTCTTGCCCACTGAAGGTCAGTTTCGAGGGGTCGCCATTTTGGTCTTCACGATAATACCTTGCAGCCTCGATAAGCATCCCACCAGAACCCACAGTCGGGTCGTGGAAGGTGTCACCATCTTCGAAT from Natronosalvus rutilus includes:
- a CDS encoding M48 family metallopeptidase, yielding MAKTQHREINLLGNVIEYEVRRSPDATEPRIDVDIHGVTVVVPESNGVQPAELLRDNAAWVVDKQRTYDTYREQVPDRTFDAGERFPYLGDDRKLVIEPRSKHVVTDDSIRLRQSAIEQSSVKQVLENFYRSRARDYFTDRVDHYADRMGVEYEKLELRNQRTRWGSCSTSGTISLNWRLIMAPPEVVNYLVVHELAHLTEQHHGREFWQLVGEYIPNYKTKAEWLEENSVRLVFSEEDL
- a CDS encoding type I restriction endonuclease subunit R, which produces MTIIPSESGVELSLLSWLDTIGWETHGQGGRRGANILDDAFDRRRNEVVYWDLLTEQVIVLNDEVTEDNVEKFISSLKRDLDVENLMNGNRTFHELLTKGKTFSVQRDDGSTETIYVDLIDHENPGNNRFHAVNQFSVSREKTIRPDVNLFVNGIPIVTMELKSRAQDNDWHDAVSDLLDYEDNVLRLFVPGLFNIAADTMELRYGAVGASKEFYEPWNDAPPEYEDDNEMMQAIMALCNPYTILDLLKNFVFYERRAGGDVKIVPRYMQYYAVNAILHRVHEDVHKRGLIWHTQGSGKSFTMLYAAQNLLSRDVARNPQVFIIVDTDKLNSQMRDQLANLSLEHWTEAKSIKHLQKLIEDGQSELVLTTIQKFEDVDPDVQGNDEVIVMSDEAHRFMEADLGSRLDAALPDCYHFGFTGTPVREGERYEDRNTFREFSPEGEDYLHRYSVKQGIDDGLILPVYFTLRHEMKWEIDEAGLDEEFEHEFRGLSTNEKRDLIRENVNATTLAEIEPRVDRVVEEIDQHYDEHVAPNGWKGMVVTPSRRSAAMYGERLIDHRGKDDVEVLYTATKDDPDLIQQFHTDPEERDSIIKAFKQTDEEAEEETPKLLVVHNMLLTGFDAPILKTMYLDRNLKNHNLMQAIARTNRPAEGKENGEIVDFQGVFENIDEALDYDAETKAYAARDKDDLYDDLVDQLETVLDIFDGIPKNDTQEASYEAVERVSTHPERRRFKQGFRRLQNLYESVAPDKRLINEGIERDYKWLSRIHVAFKRTTAGDNSPEEDMREKTREIISENVEITDIKRDFPTYKLGEEYLEDVEGLDNPGVKASQIAHATRDHLHPRENQNPRYKRLSERVTDIVERWQRDEISDPEAVEALKSVEEGILGVEEEAEEQGMDNAEFAIYTHLTEETPDAVDSEEEAEVVAEEIVFQFRERVDRGYNGWKTNQQTIAEIERILLDVLVVEYDLGYLIRDDDEFIDAIRDYLIQNHG
- a CDS encoding type I restriction-modification system subunit M, producing MAISLDELESHLFKCADIIRDAVDPTDYKEYILPLVYYKSTSDEFEKQYAENVEEYGEDFARRKNLYDIPVVPEGYLWDDLRSVSDNVDQALNEAFDALVEENPELKGVFRADYIDADALNDDRLGKLVEHLNRYDLDRDSVPPDMLGEAYMDLVRHFAEEEGKSGGQFFTPPHIVRLCVRLVDEFEDGDTFHDPTVGSGGMLIEAARYYREDQNGDPSKLTFSGQEINPDVAAIARMNLSIHGLTGTIEREDSLSNPAFTDDDANELTRFDRVLANFPFSADWAKGELQDDPYSRFDWHKKLPRADRGDYAFIMHMAKQLKKPEKDGTGGKAAIVIPHGVLFRKHEQRYRKPMLENDLVEAIIGLPENLFQNNSIPSAILVLNTDKPTERETEVQFIHAADEAFYEELSNQNELTGEGLDHIVKNFREWTTEERVSRTVSLDEIRENDHNLNIALYVNTAEPEEDVDVEEELAKLRELQAERDEIETRIDGHMEVLNYE
- a CDS encoding restriction endonuclease subunit S, translating into MSDDQLTLEAVADDDSEGVSATANVPQAAHIEHVAFGDLPEDWTWEKSEDHLEYIRSGISKSQNKDGDGIPVSRIETIADGVVNHEKVGYIENNQTYNKDQLKPGDLLFSNINSREQIGKTAIYRGEKLLYHGMNLLRIRYTSEAFNPFFAYYVYDSPMAQDVFFRMSKAAVGQSSINQSQMERFFLPQPPLKEQREIAAVLYTVDQVIQKTEEIISGYRRVKKGLGQNLLQRGVCEHELVETDSIFGKLPKDWSLERLVDITEIVGRTEPPTGVDKYWGGDIPWATPEDIRSLDGPTIAETEQTVTQAALEEVSSNLVPPESVLLTTRATVGLCAVNEVEVTTSRAFKDLIPGERLDTWYLYYRISTMEDYLNRLGWGSTFTEVIKPVLENVTIPVPPLEEQKEIGEHLRSIDYCITENIKVQNQYRNLKEGLMQDLLAGKVRTTDTNIEVAGEIA
- a CDS encoding phospholipase D-like domain-containing protein codes for the protein MFPHPKYAVVDETVLVSTENWSPSGLGGASSRGWGVVVENRAFARDLEAVFRADADGWDVTSWADHHETATFVEPDPATVTYPTVYEPEPVALEGAELLLAPDNAEGRLLELLEGAEESIDVTQASIGDDASALEATIEAAERGVEVRVLLDASWYNEADNRQVIERLETAAARDDLPLEARLVEPGERFEKIHAKGVIVDGDTVVLGSLNWNWNSLRNNREVVLALHGESVASYYTAVFEADWEETTPLPVPLELLGAVGVGVIAAGVLGWHRLAFDGRGGESQRKQEESVDDERIYF
- a CDS encoding tyrosine-type recombinase/integrase, with the protein product MHETISSFLETKKSGNDNTYANTKTAVGHFTRWLGETDPREIDALDIEEFCRWLKNKNGLAEITCIRYVRSISSYYEYIQKRQNGPRKRGEIDRRKIVYDNPVHEADIAGQFDASRDTKRSKELRKDYFALSLGEMKLMVENVPDPVFRNQLLFKVMGQTGCRPGEITDIRLQDVTQPELWDNNRIRIRASKTQNNRTVRYSDSLKFYLTQWIEQGERDRFYKAGESDYLFPTHKSDSISSRRIQEITRQTAENAGIQERIYTDSKGHPRYKVTAYAFRHGFAENMVLQGCDLARLKKLMGHTDISMTQKYLDPNDEALDETIPFIPEV